The Acidimicrobiia bacterium genome includes a window with the following:
- a CDS encoding cytochrome P450 codes for MQLSDINLIDRDRYVDRVPYEMFDTLRREAPIYWHEQDEPGGHGFWAVTSYPDVVEVNRDIDRFSSARRSALITELPDEDLEQQRMMMLNMDPPMHTRYRLLVNKGFTPRMVNKLEEQMRERTARLVDAVAERGECDFVTDVAAELPLQVIADIMGVPQEDRHKMFDWSNRMVGSEDPEYQLSEETPQLAAMELFTYAHGLVEEKRANPHDDIITLLTEVEVNGDRLSELELDMFFMLLAVAGNETTRNLIAHGMLALIEHPDQMKKLREDRSLLPGAVDEMLRWGSPVMHFRRTATRDTTIGDFPVKENDKIVIWYISANRDDKVFDDPYTFDITRSPNEHVAFGGGGPHFCLGANLARLEIRVMFETILDRMDDIELAGPPQRLRSNFINGIKHLPVTFKATA; via the coding sequence ATGCAGCTGAGCGACATCAACCTCATCGACCGCGACCGCTACGTCGACCGCGTGCCCTACGAGATGTTCGACACGCTGCGTCGTGAGGCGCCGATCTACTGGCACGAGCAGGACGAGCCCGGCGGACACGGCTTCTGGGCGGTGACGTCGTATCCCGACGTCGTCGAGGTCAACCGCGACATCGACCGGTTCTCCTCCGCGCGTCGCTCGGCGCTCATCACCGAGCTGCCCGACGAGGACCTCGAGCAGCAGCGGATGATGATGCTGAACATGGACCCGCCGATGCACACGCGCTACCGGCTGCTCGTCAACAAGGGCTTCACGCCGCGCATGGTGAACAAGCTCGAGGAGCAGATGCGCGAGCGCACCGCGCGCCTCGTCGACGCGGTGGCGGAGAGGGGCGAATGCGACTTCGTCACCGACGTCGCCGCGGAGCTGCCGCTCCAGGTGATCGCCGACATCATGGGCGTGCCCCAGGAGGACCGCCACAAGATGTTCGACTGGAGCAACCGCATGGTGGGGTCCGAGGACCCGGAGTACCAGCTCTCGGAGGAGACGCCGCAGCTCGCGGCGATGGAGCTCTTCACGTACGCGCACGGGCTCGTCGAGGAGAAGCGCGCGAACCCGCACGACGACATCATCACGTTGCTCACCGAGGTCGAGGTCAACGGCGACCGTCTCAGCGAGCTCGAGCTCGACATGTTCTTCATGCTGCTCGCGGTCGCGGGGAACGAGACGACCCGCAACCTCATCGCGCACGGGATGCTCGCGCTCATCGAGCACCCCGACCAGATGAAGAAGCTGCGCGAGGACCGTTCGCTGCTGCCGGGCGCGGTCGACGAGATGCTGCGATGGGGCTCGCCGGTCATGCACTTCCGGCGGACCGCGACGCGCGACACGACGATCGGCGACTTCCCGGTGAAGGAGAACGACAAGATCGTCATCTGGTACATCTCGGCGAACCGCGACGACAAGGTCTTCGACGACCCGTACACGTTCGACATCACGCGCTCGCCGAACGAGCACGTCGCCTTCGGCGGCGGCGGGCCACACTTCTGCCTCGGCGCCAACCTGGCCCGGCTCGAGATCCGCGTGATGTTCGAGACGATCCTCGATCGCATGGACGACATCGAGCTCGCGGGCCCGCCCCAGCGGCTGCGCTCGAACTTCATCAACGGGATCAAGCACCTCCCGGTGACGTTCAAGGCGACGGCGTAA